The proteins below are encoded in one region of Girardinichthys multiradiatus isolate DD_20200921_A chromosome 19, DD_fGirMul_XY1, whole genome shotgun sequence:
- the LOC124855671 gene encoding uncharacterized protein LOC124855671, protein MSPPLSYDHLTCAQHVSSCGDKEDDKNIMIRNLSRIILLLLCFCYLSMSKDVNQDPPAIVGSPQNPATINCSHSISGYLVILWYQKPIGDSTLKLIGYIQYTTPVVEEDFKDNFRTFLQPDRIISFVCFFTKIMFKLCIHLVALHFCLTDNASKNNVHQTPAVVIKRPEESVQINCKHSNTNFNMIQWYKQPSGKTDMSLLGYTRFTNSVVEDPFKSLYNVTGNGQSQTSLLISKLRQSDYSGVYFCAASEAQCCMKLPASTKTLSDKEGTIIHLLITI, encoded by the exons ATGTCTCCTCCCCTCTCATATGATCATCTAACATGTGCTCAGCATGTCAGTTCCTGCGGAGACAAAGAGGACGATAAGAACATCATGATCAGAAACCTCAGCAGGATCATTCTACTGTTGCTCTGCTTTTGCT ATCTTTCAATGAGCAAGGACGTGAATCAGGATCCACCAGCAATAGTAGGAAGTCCTCAGAATCCTGCAACAATCAACTGCAGCCATTCAATCAGTGGCTACTTGGTGATATTGTGGTACCAGAAGCCGATTGGGGACTCCACTCTTAAATTAATTGGATATATTCAATATACCACCCCAGTGGTTGAAGAGGACTTCAAAGATAATTTCAGA ACtttccttcagcctgacagGATCATTAGTTTCGTCTGCTTCTTCACCAAGATCATGTTCAAACTCTGTATACACCTAGTAGCTCTGCACTTCTGTTTAACAG ACAACGCATCAAAAAACAACGTTCATCAGACTCCCGCTGTTGTGATTAAAAGACCAGAAGAATCAGTCCAGATAAACTGTAAACATTCAAACACCAACTTCAATATGATCCAGTGGTACAAACAGCCTTCTGGGAAAACTGATATGAGTCTGCTTGGTTATACTCGCTTCACTAATAGTGTTGTTGAAGATCCATTTAAATCCTTGTATAATGTGACTGGTAATGGCCAGAGTCAGACGTCTCTTCTTATTTCAAAGCTGAGACAGTCTGATTACAGTGGAGTATATTTCTGTGCTGCCAGTGAAGCACAGTGCTGCATGAAGCTTCCAGCTTCAACAAAAACCCTCTCTGATAAAGAAGGAACCATCATTCACCTGCTGATAACAATATGA
- the LOC124855307 gene encoding uncharacterized protein LOC124855307 codes for MIPIRHRFLTLLLSVLWIKGLTNGSDVTQTPLLWMFQGQSATMSCSHTKDATYFQMYWYQQLPGQNMKLIVFTTSSPPHQYEKGFSEEKFPAEKKNAQTGSLTVEKLQPEDSGVYFCAQVSPCRDKEDDKDIMIRNLSRIILLLLCFSYLSQSKEVNQDPPAILGSPQSPATINCSHSISGYYVILWYQKRIGDSALKLIGYIANTSPTLEDQFKNNFSVSGDGSKKSQLHVQKLQPEDSSIYYCAASRHSDSVSVSLLQKPSLVIQHMNTH; via the exons ATGATTCCTATCAGACACAGGTTCCTCACCTTGTTGCTTTCTGTTCTCTGGATAAAAG GTCTAACTAATGGCAGTGATGTCACTCAGACTCCTCTTCTGTGGATGTTCCAGGGTCAGTCTGCCACCATGAGCTGCAGTCACACTAAAGATGCAACTTACTTCCAGATGTACTGGTACCAACAGCTGCCGGGACAGAACATGAAGCTTATAGTGTTTACAacatcatctcctccacatcagTATGAAAAAGGCTTCAGTGAGGAGAAATTTCCAGCAGAGAAGAAGAATGCTCAGACTGGATCTCTGACAGTGGAGAAGCTGCAGCCTGAAGACAGTGGAGTGTATTTCTGTGCA CAAGTCAGTCCCTGCAGAGACAAAGAGGATGATAAAGACATCATGATCAGAAACCTCAGCAGGATCATTCTGCTGCTGCTCTGCTTCTCCT ATCTTTCACAGAGCAAGGAGGTGAATCAGGATCCACCAGCAATATTAGGAAGTCCTCAGAGTCCTGCAACAATCAACTGCAGCCATTCAATCAGTGGCTACTATGTGATTTTGTGGTACCAGAAGCGGATTGGTGACTCTGCTCTTAAATTAATTGGTTATATAGCAAACACAAGCCCAACACTGGAGgatcaattcaaaaataatttcagtgtGAGTGGAGATGGCTCAAAGAAATCTCAGCTTCATGTACAGAAACTCCAACCAGAAGACAGCAGCATTTATTACTGTGCAGCTAGTAGGCACAGTGACTCAGTTAGTGTCTCCCTGCTACAAAAACCATCTCTGGTAATCCAGCACATGAACACACACTGA